GCTGTGTGGTTGAGATTCTCTCCAGAATTTCTTCGTTGTTGGCTGTGATAAGGCTCATCTCTCGGACTTTGCCATTGATCTGCTCGGTATAGCTTGCTGTACTTCGTTCTAGCTCGTGAAATTGCTTCTGCATTGTCGCTAATGATTTCTGTGCTTGCTGTAAGCTTTGCTGATCGCTCTTGATTGTCTTTGATTGTGCTGACAAGGCTTGGATAATTTTGGTTTGCATTGTGTCTAAAGCTTGCTGTTGCTTCTGCAATTGCACTTGTTGTTGCATTAATTGTTGCTGTTGTTCTTCGATGATTCTCAATAATTGTGTTTCTAATTCGGTCATCGTTTAATACCCCATTGGAATCATGTAGCCGTTCTGCCATTCGCCTGCGTTCTTGTTGATCTGAATACATAGGCGCTGTGCTTTGCTGTCTGGTCGCTTGCATGTGCTGATCGTCAAACTGCCTCCCGATCGGTTCAAATGGTCGACCCTCATTTGCTTCTCGTTGATCACGGTATTTAGCGTCTGCATCTCGCTGTACTTGTTTTTGGTGACGAGACCAAGCGAGAAAATTGCTATAAGCAAAATAACTGCTACTGAAATCAGTCCCATATTCAAAGTGGTAAGTTTTTTCTGTACCGCTTGATTCTGGGCTTGTTGTTCTTGGCTCTGTATTTGCTCGTTTAATTGCGTTAAATGGCTCAATTTCGATTGCAGCAAGGTTTGATACAGGCTTAACTGCTTCTCGACCGTCTGGGCGTTGTTTTGAATGCTCTGGGCTATTTTCTCGTCCGACTGTTGGATAGCGGTCGCAGTGATATTGGCTCTTATGTTCAAGCTGTCTCTGATAGTCTGTGACGTTTGTTCGATACCGCTCAGAAGTTGTTCCTCTGTATTCTTCAATTCGTTGTTGTACTTCTTGTCTATATTCGCCAGTAGCTCTAAAGCCTTGCTCATAAATCTCGCCCTCTAAACGGATGGGACGTTTTGCGCCCTCATATGGGTTTTCAATGGATATGGAGTTTTTTACTTGTCGAGTGACATTGATTTGATTCGATTCAAGCCATTGCACCAATTCTTGCCGATCGGCAACATCACCATTGGCAACCGCTCGGTAAACACGTTGATGTAACTGCGCTTTAAAATCCTTAATATCTTTGGGTAGGTTCTTTTTATTTAAAAATAGCTGTCGATGCTCAGGATCATCGGGGTCATACAGTGAATGTTCGGTATTAGTGATCTGCTTAAATAGATCGACTCGATCTAAATCGACTGGCGCATAGAATGGCTGTAGGCGTTTGCCTGTTGAAAGCTCAACATTAGGAATCACAAAATTAAGCTCAAGCCTTGTCTCACCTGTGTCCTGATTAATTTTGTCTTGGTGCTGTACCCATAAAATTTGATATTGGTCTTTATCTAGTCCCGGGAATAAACATTCCTCAAAATTTTGCATGATTTTCTGTTTATCCTGGTCAGATAAATCATGCTCATAAAAGGACAAACAACCACTGGTATATTTTTTGGCAAAAGGACTGCTATCAATGAGTTGTGCTGTCAGTTCTACATCACCATTGAGCACTTGAGCATGTTCACGCTCTCGATCTTCACCTAACAAATAATCGAGACAGCCTTTTGATAAACCTGAACCATGTCTAAAGAAATCAACGATCATCTGGACGTAACTCCCGAAGCTGCTGATCTATGGAAATCAACAAATGAAGTAACTTCACTTTGTCAAAAGTACCTACCCCTGCAATATCGGTATTCACTGCTTTAGCAATCTGATTCACATTGTTGCCAATCCGACCAAGCTCTAAAATTAATGCTCGCTCTGTCTTGCTATACGAAGATTCAACAACCTTTGTTGCTTTAATTTTTTGGTCATCTTCTGCTTTGGAATTATGAATTTTAGTCGCTTTCTCTACTGCTGCTTGTCTAAGCAACTTTGCAATCGAACCATAAGGATTATTGGAATCGAGCAATTGATATTCTGATTCTGAAAGTCTGACTTTAAAGGTTCGTTCTCGAACTGCTTTGCTCTGTTTGTTTTCTTGTTCCTGTCCTGACATTTCAATCTACCCTGCTTTGGCTTTTGTAAGCTTTAAATTGGAAAATCTTTGATTTTTCTGTTTAAAGCTTTTCGGGGGTATCGGGGGTGAAGCCCCTGATCAAGGTCACAGACTATCACTGTTTAACGAAGTTAAATAGGGGTAGCTGTGTATCCTTGCTTATTTAAAAATGGACGAGTGAAATTCAATAAAAACTAATCAAATGACACGGTATATAAACTCTAGTAGGTATTGGCATGAATCTTGTAAAAACAAATGCGCTCAACTCTTTCTCACCGTCCCCACATCCCTCGCTTTGCTCGGGCTGATGGTGAACGTTGAGAGAGTTTCGGCAATACTTTCCCTAAGAGGCTTTGATTTAAAAAAATCAAATATCCTCTTAAGTATTGCCGATTAACCTGTAATTGGGCTGACGGAGCCACGCATCGGTCGTATCCGCACATGGTTTTGCTGACCATGCAGACAAGGACTAAAGGTTTTGCACCTTCTCCCACGCGCTCCCTGTCGAAGTATGGTGGTATCTCTGCGAGGATTACTCCAACATGCAACTTAACCAACCTATACAACTACTTCCAACGCTCCGCCTATGTGAGATCCCCTGTAAGCGGTTTAGCCTTGCGACTATCGCTACGATGCACCAGTGACACTTATTCCCTCCACATGCAACGCATATCTTCCTTAAAAAAGGCGCACAGAAGTAGATAAAGCTCGACCGTTAGGTGCTTATTTGATGATTTAAACTGCTGAATTAACGAAGGACTTCAAATTGAGGCTTGTCAAACTGTTCTAATTCTTTAAAATAGATAGTGGTACTAGCCTTTAAGGTGAATATCAGTATGAGTTGCAAGCTCTGCCGATCTTTCGTTAATTGATGTTGCAAGCATCAAATAACTGTACCCATCGAATTTAAAACTAATGGACAGATTTCGCAAGAGACCTGTCCATTATTTTTTTTGATTACACCTAAGAATTAAGCTGAAACTCCTATTCTTTGGACTATTAATGTCAAAACTTCCTAGATTTCATAACAAGCACATCGAAAAACGTAAGTATTCAAATAGCCTCCTAGCCAAATCTATTTCTTCTAAAGTACGTTTCTCTAATAAAACATTTTTTAATGTTAATTTGAGAGGATCCCGCCTACGATCATGTTCATTCAAAAATATAAAAATTGTTTTATCTGATTTTTCAGGAGTAATCTTAAATAAGAATAGGTTTACGAATGTTCACTTCAAAAAGTGCGTATTTTATGCTGCTATTTTTAGAGATTGTCGCTTTAAAAATTGCACATTTGAAAAATGCATTTTTATTAATACAAATACAGAAAGCCTAAATCACTCGATATTAGACTGTTCTAAAAAATATAATTTTTACGAAATGAAAATTCCTGATGACTTAAAAGATCAACTAACAGAATATAGAAATATTCCAATACTGCAAAAAAACCGTTTACTTCATCTAAAAGGGGGAAGAATCAATACCGCAACCTTATTCATTCTCCTATCCAAAATATCCAAATACAAGCTGCTAAATGGTCTTAAAAAAATTTATATTGAGGAACAAAGTAAAGTAAAAATACTTAGCACTTTCAAACTCCTTGAAGAAATAAAGAACCTAGTTGACACTAACACCGCATTCAAACAGAATAATGGTGCTCTGCCCCATCCAATCGAAAGGTTGGATAGTTAAGACAATCACTGGGAGCTCACTATTGGATGTAACAATTCAATTAATAGTCTAATTACTGACATTCTGGGAGGGCTTACTATGTTAGGCCGCATGGACACAACGCAGGTCGCATTGATACACCAAATTCTAGCTGCGGCAGATGAGCGAAATCTGCCGCTCTGGATCGGTGGGGGCTGGGCGATCGATGCACGGCTAGGGCGTGTAACACGCAAGCACGATGATATTGATCTGACTTTTCCCGGCGAGAGGCGCGGCGAGCTCGAGGCAATAGTTGAAATGCTCGGCGGGCGCGTCACGGAGGAGTTGGACTATGGATTCTTAGCGGAGATCG
The window above is part of the Acinetobacter piscicola genome. Proteins encoded here:
- a CDS encoding relaxase/mobilization nuclease domain-containing protein encodes the protein MIVDFFRHGSGLSKGCLDYLLGEDREREHAQVLNGDVELTAQLIDSSPFAKKYTSGCLSFYEHDLSDQDKQKIMQNFEECLFPGLDKDQYQILWVQHQDKINQDTGETRLELNFVIPNVELSTGKRLQPFYAPVDLDRVDLFKQITNTEHSLYDPDDPEHRQLFLNKKNLPKDIKDFKAQLHQRVYRAVANGDVADRQELVQWLESNQINVTRQVKNSISIENPYEGAKRPIRLEGEIYEQGFRATGEYRQEVQQRIEEYRGTTSERYRTNVTDYQRQLEHKSQYHCDRYPTVGRENSPEHSKQRPDGREAVKPVSNLAAIEIEPFNAIKRANTEPRTTSPESSGTEKTYHFEYGTDFSSSYFAYSNFLAWSRHQKQVQRDADAKYRDQREANEGRPFEPIGRQFDDQHMQATRQQSTAPMYSDQQERRRMAERLHDSNGVLNDDRIRNTIIENHRRTTATINATTSAIAEATASFRHNANQNYPSLVSTIKDNQERSAKLTASTEIISDNAEAISRARTKYSKLYRADQWQSPRDEPYHSQQRRNSGENLNHTAFCLVRSSQSAAEFARNIRDIEKNLVQMNERKQEIEKPRPKQDRGMDFGM
- a CDS encoding MobC family plasmid mobilization relaxosome protein, yielding MSGQEQENKQSKAVRERTFKVRLSESEYQLLDSNNPYGSIAKLLRQAAVEKATKIHNSKAEDDQKIKATKVVESSYSKTERALILELGRIGNNVNQIAKAVNTDIAGVGTFDKVKLLHLLISIDQQLRELRPDDR
- a CDS encoding pentapeptide repeat-containing protein: MSKLPRFHNKHIEKRKYSNSLLAKSISSKVRFSNKTFFNVNLRGSRLRSCSFKNIKIVLSDFSGVILNKNRFTNVHFKKCVFYAAIFRDCRFKNCTFEKCIFINTNTESLNHSILDCSKKYNFYEMKIPDDLKDQLTEYRNIPILQKNRLLHLKGGRINTATLFILLSKISKYKLLNGLKKIYIEEQSKVKILSTFKLLEEIKNLVDTNTAFKQNNGALPHPIERLDS